In Streptomyces sp. RFCAC02, the following proteins share a genomic window:
- a CDS encoding glycosyltransferase has translation MVSTNYAPEHAGIGPYAAQLAEHLAADRGAEVHVLAGLPHYPAWRTDPEWRGRWRAVEERAGVLVHRRRHTVPARQTAARRALYEGSILLHGLLAPPRMGRPDAVLAQIPSLAGGALAARAAGRWGVPFVPVVQDLMGAAAAQSGIRGGGRAAAAVAAAERRVLAAATLVGVIHDSFRERVRALGVPADRVRLVPNWSHVPAPPADPAGRARVRARLGWAPGRTVLLHAGTMGLKQGLDVLVAAARRAPELHVVLMGDGSQRVRLAALAAAVPNVTLLPPVADADFPAVLAAADALVVTQRAAVLDMSVPSKLTSYFAAGRPVIASVAAAGGTADEVRRSGGGVLVPPEDPAALADAARRLAADPETAGELGARGAAYARENLSRTAGLRRITAMLDEALALGAPVRQALGRGGTRRGAPA, from the coding sequence CTGGTCTCCACCAACTACGCGCCCGAGCACGCCGGGATCGGCCCGTACGCCGCCCAGCTCGCCGAGCACCTCGCCGCCGACCGCGGCGCCGAGGTCCACGTCCTCGCCGGCCTGCCGCACTACCCGGCCTGGCGCACCGACCCGGAGTGGCGCGGCCGGTGGCGGGCCGTCGAGGAGCGCGCTGGCGTCCTCGTGCACCGCAGGCGGCACACCGTCCCGGCCCGGCAGACGGCGGCCCGCCGCGCCCTGTACGAGGGGTCGATCCTGCTGCACGGCCTGCTCGCCCCGCCGCGCATGGGCAGGCCCGACGCCGTCCTGGCGCAGATCCCGAGCCTGGCGGGCGGGGCGCTGGCGGCGCGCGCCGCCGGGCGGTGGGGCGTCCCGTTCGTACCGGTGGTGCAGGACCTGATGGGGGCCGCGGCGGCGCAGAGCGGCATCAGGGGCGGCGGCAGGGCCGCCGCCGCGGTGGCCGCCGCCGAGCGCCGGGTCCTCGCCGCCGCCACGCTCGTCGGCGTCATCCACGACAGCTTCAGGGAGCGCGTGCGGGCGCTCGGCGTCCCCGCCGACCGCGTGCGCCTCGTGCCGAACTGGTCGCACGTCCCCGCGCCGCCCGCCGACCCGGCCGGTCGCGCCCGGGTCCGCGCGCGCCTCGGCTGGGCGCCCGGCCGCACGGTGCTCCTGCACGCCGGCACGATGGGCCTGAAGCAGGGGCTCGACGTCCTCGTCGCGGCGGCCCGCCGCGCGCCGGAGCTGCACGTCGTCCTCATGGGGGACGGCAGCCAGCGCGTCCGGCTCGCCGCGCTGGCCGCCGCCGTGCCCAACGTGACGCTCCTCCCGCCGGTCGCGGACGCCGACTTCCCGGCCGTCCTCGCCGCAGCCGACGCGCTCGTGGTGACGCAGCGGGCCGCCGTGCTGGACATGAGCGTCCCCTCGAAACTGACGTCCTACTTCGCCGCGGGACGGCCCGTCATCGCCTCGGTCGCCGCCGCGGGCGGCACGGCCGACGAGGTCCGCAGGTCGGGCGGCGGTGTCCTCGTCCCGCCGGAGGACCCGGCGGCGCTCGCCGACGCCGCGCGCCGCCTCGCGGCCGACCCCGAGACCGCCGGCGAACTCGGCGCGCGCGGCGCGGCGTACGCCCGTGAGAACCTGTCGCGCACCGCCGGTCTGCGCCGGATCACGGCGATGCTGGACGAGGCTCTGGCCCTCGGCGCGCCGGTGCGTCAGGCTCTGGGGCGTGGCGGCACGAGAAGGGGAGCTCCCGCATGA
- a CDS encoding adenylyltransferase/cytidyltransferase family protein, with protein MPQAGHTVGYAPGVWDLFHIGHLNVLRHARSRCDYLVAGVVSDAMAALAKGRAPVIPLVERLEIVRSVRYVDAAFVETVPDKLVTWEQVRFDVLFKGDDWRGTPKGERLERDFAAVGVEVVYFPYTVHTSSTHLRAALAALAEPAAPAADSARNHRTENAAQNTT; from the coding sequence ATGCCACAGGCGGGGCACACGGTGGGGTACGCGCCGGGGGTCTGGGATCTGTTCCACATCGGCCATCTCAACGTGCTGCGCCACGCCAGGAGCCGCTGCGACTACCTGGTGGCCGGCGTCGTCTCGGACGCGATGGCCGCGCTGGCGAAGGGCAGGGCGCCGGTGATCCCGCTGGTGGAGCGGCTGGAGATCGTCCGCAGCGTGCGGTACGTGGACGCCGCGTTCGTCGAGACGGTGCCGGACAAGCTCGTCACCTGGGAACAGGTGCGGTTCGACGTCCTGTTCAAGGGCGACGACTGGCGCGGCACCCCGAAGGGCGAGCGGCTGGAGCGGGACTTCGCCGCCGTGGGCGTCGAGGTCGTCTACTTCCCCTACACGGTGCACACGTCCAGCACTCACCTGCGGGCGGCGCTCGCGGCGCTCGCCGAGCCCGCCGCCCCGGCCGCCGACAGCGCGCGGAACCACCGCACGGAGAACGCCGCGCAGAACACGACGTAG